The region acaatGACAATCGTAACCAGATAAATTGTAAAGTTTAACTGGAAAGAATTCTGGAACTACATAATTCCAATTACAAACATTATGAGCAGTCACGTGGTTTATCATTTTCAAGATCTTTTCCACAACGGTGACATCCTGTTGCTGCAttaaaatcatctttattttcaGGAGTatatatcatcttttttttaaactgaatcatgctacaaatttttaaataccttCTTCTAAGCtgtcaacaaatttttgtgcaACATCATTTGTTTCATTACTTGCAGTAAATGTGACTGGACTGCTTTGGCAAAAAtcatataatgtaaaaatataatacaatgtaaaaaatagggtttaaatagttcaaacgttttttttttatttactaactgATAGTACTTTGACCAggttttgtacttttttttaacattttttttcattttggcagtagtttatattttagaaaatgtttcTAAAATCACGGTATGCATAATCCAATTCGAACCACGCTTTAAATAGCAAATCAATATTTTgatctataaaatgaaaaaaaatgtaacaataaaataagtataataaaaagttttagatttttatagtaaaacttacatctaactatttttttgaaaatgatgaatgtgAATGAATATTACAGTTATCAGTAACGTTTTGAGGTTTGATCAGCAAAAATCATTTGCGCTAATTGTTACTAAATTACAGATAGGGGTTCTCAATCTACAGATAGGGGTTCTCAATCTACAGATAGGGGTTCTCAATCTACAGATAGGGGTTCTTAATCTACAGATAGGGGTTCTCAATCTACAGATAGGGGTTCTCAATCTACAGATAGGGGTTCTCAATCTACAGGTGTTTTAATTGGGGCACTATGATGTCAAAATTTCTGtcaatttgaacattcaaattaatttgaatgttcaaattgacagcagacaaaattaaaaaaaatattttagaatttgcatcacaagtttttttgatgaaaGATAAGTTGTGATGAAAAGATATGCATCTTTTCATCTAAGTTATATTTTTGAGTCAGCGAGATCCTCCTGCACTACGGCTGACTTGATAACTGCTGttactgaaagattttattgtgaaTTAGATGGAGGTAAGAGCTATTGCTCttaacatatctaaagcttttaaaaaagttcttctcTGTAGTTAGTTCTCAAAATTTTTAGGCAGTAGTTTTAGCTGGTCTACTCTATAAACTTGCTTCTTTTTTATAAGGATCTCCATAAACTTGCTTCTTTTTATAAACATCTCCATAAACTTGCTTCTTCTTTATAAGAATCTCCACcaacttgctttttttttataagcatctCCAAGAAGCCCAAAACTCTTCTTCATTTACAGTAACTTCTAGGGTACCTCAatgttctatccttggtcctgtttttTTTCCTATCTACATTAATAACTCTTCTCgaaaccttacatctaaagtagctctatTTGCTTATGATTCAACTTTACACTGATGTCTTGACAGAAAGTTTTTACTTTTCAGTCGCTTAGAACATCTTGAATCTGATATCACTTTTGTAACAGATTGGCACTATCaatggcttgtaaattttaacttcaacaaaactcagttctttactgcaaacaactgtTGCAATACTGTCTACAATTCATATATTGATGAACGGTAACCcactcactgagtcctcttctctactttttcttaaattatagTTTACTTCTGACTTCTTATGGAAACCATTTGTACAATTGACTGCTAAACTAGCATTTGCTAAAGTTGTTCCTTTTAAtcttgcttgccattttctCACTCCTGGTTCAATTTTCTACctttacaaatctcttattcgcttttctatggaatactgttgttatATTAGACCCGGTTTTTCTTATGATGTTCTTTTTCTTCTAGACAAGGTTCTAAAACGCATTCTAAGCGTATTTAGACCCGCTCTATCTGTCAAGCTCTTTCATCGTCGTAAAGATGCAACTCTTTCTATTTTCTGCAATTACTATATTAAATATGGTCGCTGCTCAAATGAGCATCTCTAGTTACGTTAACTAAAACTCTCTCTCGACTCGctattcagcaaagtctcattcttttactgtatctttTCCAGCATgctcaaaaaaacttattttgaaaaaataagtttttagagcatgctggaaaaaaaaattttgaagtgtttaaaatattcattagtaggtctttaaaaaaagtgcatttaaaatatatatttttttaaatatgcactTTTAGTTCATGTCCTCAGTTAGAtacagtttcaaattttattttaatgaaaatgctGATGATTATAGACTGATGAAAATGCACTTTTAGTTCATGTCCTCAGTTAGAtacagtttcaaattttattttaatgaaaatgctGATGATTATAGACTGATGAAAATGCACTTTTAGTTCATGTCCTCAGTTAGAtacagtttcaaattttattttaatgaaaatgctGATGATTATATGACTgtgaagcttttttttttgcacttacTTGTACTATTTGAAAATGAACTAATgacgttcttttttttttctttttttttgtaagatttgTTTTGCGcaagtttttaaacttgatGTTAAGCTTTAATAGCTTAAAAGCTTAACGagtttttaagtaacttttaataataataataattttaataataattttaataataaatttaataataattttaataataattttaataataattttaataataattttaataataattttaataataattttgataataattttaataataattttaataataattttaataataataagcttAAAAACTTAACGAGTTATTGAGTAACTTCTTTTGAgtgattttttacattaaattcgAATTACTGTAATTTAGTTTAGTGATtggaatttgttttaatattgtttattcatgcaagcttttgatttttttaaattttttattaacatttaagaACTTTACTCGAATTTActcaaaaatacattaaaaacgtCTGAATTGTaaatgaatgtttaaaaaactttagagtAACTTTTCCTGTCTAAGAAATGcccttaaaataattatttaacataaaaatcaaaaaaaaaaaattttgtccaGTTTAAAAGCTATTCTGCCCCACTGTGCACTGTTTAgataatttttagtaataacttCGTTAATGAAACGCCAATTATTAATTTggaataatatttatgtttgaaaCAAAGATAttgttgcaaaatttttaatatttaataataataaaaaaaataaaaaccttaaataaaaaaactttatcagctaaaacactttattaattttttcaaagttggtcttttctttttcttttgtatgaaaaaaaatcttttcaaattaACTTTGATGCGTTCTTAGCTTCTAACAAAATTAATTCTGTCTACATATTAACCCATAACGGTCCAGCGTTCCCAAATGGgagcaaataaataatttgatgttTTGCTGAAtctgttaattttatttacttgctATAAAGACCAGCGTTCACAAATGGGAACATTCATTTATATTCTCCAAAGACATTTTTAATACTCTTGTTttgcaaaaagatattttttcctGTGTTCACATACGTGGATtctaatacaaaattaaaaaaagtttacaaaaaaaaattgttcccAAATGGGTTAACTTACTCAACAAGAATTATTAGacagttattatattatcacagtaattatattataacatttattctttgataaaaacctagaaaaagtaaaaaaattcacaGTCAGGGCCGTCCTGAAGGAGGAcgtagaagtttttttttttttggttgttagttggcaaaaaaaaagcaaccatCCCCCTCCCAATGTAAGACCTCTTCGCGACGGCCCCTTCTCTCagtattattgtttttacagtTGATGAACATTTTTTACACTTGTTTGATtaacttgattaaaaattattgtaatttcttttcttttatcataacaaatttttatcttattagtTAACTTGTTTCgattattaaactaatttaaaactaaatgctatatatttgaaaaaattaactttttgtaatgagcttttttaagatttaaattgaaGATCTAAACAGGCTATAAACTCGAAATATCGTGATGGAAACAGTTGTTGTCCATGTCTAAAAATGATTGTAATTAGTTTGAGGAGTCAGTTATTAGAGCTTTCAGTGTATCAAATTTGATTTGAAAACTTGACATGCTTAAAATGCTATTTGACTTTTGGCACCTTTTCCATAACAAACTGATGCATCACTTCGTTTAAGTAAAAATGTCAATCAactgataaatttaattttgagataAATTTAGACGGTAGAcggtagaaaattttttttaagaaaactaacTACTAGCTcatggtatttttatttatttcatttttgttttatttacattatttatttttgtgtatcaaatctttttgtattcaatatttaaatgcaCGTAGTTCATTCGATTTGCAATGCCTGTATAactcaatttttgaaataagtcAAAAGCAAcgtcaaactttttttcacaagaaccatttttaaattcataactCAATTCTTTAAGATTTAGATCCAATAAAAACTTCCCATATCTAGAATCTGTTAGTTTCCAGTAgtaatttagtttttcaatagcaagttttttcttaataacAGCCTTTATTTTTGATTCAACTTTCAAGTAAGATTTCATAGCTTCttctagttttaaaatgtttctgttCCATTTATATTCACTCATTGctcttgaaaaagaaaaataaattccaGGTAAGATAATAATACTTGCGAGGGCTTTTAATTCTTCATTTTGATCGCCAcaacaaatttgtttatcaaactCCCCATGTTTTAAATATGCTCTGTACAATTTATATTTCAAGGCAAACTCCTCTTTATGCTCTTCCTTAACAAACTCACGATAATCTTTCTTCAAAATATACTCTACGTATTCAAAATAACTACTTTTTGTATTTGGTATTTCTCTGTCAATATTCAACTTAACTAGTTTTTTTCTGTAACTATCTATTTTTTCAGCAAGTGTACCACTAGACGAAAAAtattcttcaaaatttttaatcaatggATACGAACGCACGTTCTTCTTCTTTTCACTCTTTTCTTTATAATAGTCAATTTTATCGATGTAATAGGTTGCGTAATAACGCGCAAGATATACTTGggttgcttttttaaaattctcttcCTGTGCGTCCAGTTTTTCGCCTATCATCATACTAATtagtttactttttaactttattgctTGTTTTCTAAACCTCTCTTCGcgtatgtttttcttttcttttattttgatggTTTGATGAATACCTAATCCCAATTCGTAAAGAGAAGTCAACGTAAGGGCGCCATTTTTTACCCAATCTTCAACTGATTTAGATTGTTTTGCTGCTAAATAAGCCAAGTTCAACGACCCTTTTACAAAACTTGCAACTTTGTTCCCAGTTTCAAAAATTggtgttttaatttctttaacgTCATCCCCTAAAATGTCAGCtaataaattttcttcattTGGCTGAGGAATAAAAACATCATCGTTGTTTGTATTTTGCGTGGTCTCGCTAGCCATTTGATTAATGTCTGCTTGTGAATGTAGAAcgtcatcattttttattttctgcgATGTCATATCTGCTTGTGGTTGTAGAACGTTATCATTAACTATAATTCGTGATGGCATCACATGCGGTTATTGAACTTCTTTTATTAAGTTtacctgtaaaaaaaaagtaacaaatgtatttatttacttaaaaattatgtatgCAACAGAATTATGgaataattgtataattttatctACTTCAACATTGTGTATGTAACACTTCAACATTGTGTATGTAAAACTTCAACATTGTGTAtgtaagaaaatataattaataaaataatcttatttctttattttttttaacattgtgtATGCAAAAAAAGCGTTtcataaatactaaatatatatgaCAATAAATTATAGGATGTtttttacctatttttaaaatcaatttttgtcaTTGATaacagataaataaataaactcagtatttttatttatacttttgcACAAAACACTATATCACTTCAACGTGATTTTGTAAATAGCGTTCTATGAAAGTGTTTGAACAGctaaaaaaagaatgataatAGGACAGAAGAAGAAAAAACCAAAAGATACAGGAAAATTGAGGTATATTTAACTGTGTAAGTACTCACTGAGAGAATTACCTCAAGGACAGCTTCCATCTAGCGGTGATAGTTTGAGATACAATTAATTCATTCTTTGCGAGTCACAGCTATAAACTCACTTCTACTAATGTTAGTTGCAAGTTGAAACTAAAATCTAAATATCTTGtttgtaaaaatgttgtttGTACATATCCTAAAAATTCTTGCTTTGAacctaagtttaaaaaaatttaggataATGCTGGGTTTGGCAAGATAGTTGTGATTTCAGGGTAGAACATTAACATCAAAAcatcaaacttaatttataatacAAGAAACTGACTAAATTGTCTTCAgcaaaaaatagtgaaaaaattcCTCTCATAATCTTTCCAGCTTTTTAACATCTCCactaagtattaaaaaaatgatctcTTAGCTGAAAGAATGAAAGTAGAAAATGTCAAGCTGAAAGATgtaaattaagttaatttaataattttttttagaataatactTGAGTAGTAAATGACTGAATTTATATGTTTcttaacagattttaaatttttttaggttcTAAGAAGACCAGAAAATAGAAAGGAAAGGGTATACCCAAGACAGGTCAGGCTTAGGATCATCACAATCACTCTGCTACCGGTATCATATAACTAAGTACGACCTGCCTCAAGCCCTGCTGCTGtctagattgttttttttaggcaaaggctagtaAAAACAAACTCTAACTTAAAAATCCCCTGCTTTGGGGTTTTtagttgagtaaaggctagagatggtgtctcggtAATTacttatcttgggcagatgttaactgcatccagctactgtcttgtagaaggtcTCCAAGTCAGAGACTTAAGGTGTAAGCAGAATAAtcctgctaaccagcctcgaactcCTTCTTTATCTATTGGGCTGGCAAAGATGTAAACCTGAGTAACATTGTTTTCTGcgtaggatgatgaatgctggatcttcttgactctactcatagttTTTGCGTGTGCTTCTTTTATAGTCGCTATGTAACTCTTTCTGTTATTTCCTaataagggtacagctctaaaactcagtttatgGGTTCTAAGGCTAGCTGGTGGTAAGGTTTCCCAAATTCTgcattccatcaacagctgaaaaatatcagagtaacAATATTGCCATGTTGTACATGAATGGTGTCCCCGTAAATGCTTTTTGTGCGCATTTTCAATGCCACATAAGAAGCCCTAAGTTACAACTTAGGGTTAATTAGCATGACTGAGACAATTGTATAGCTCAATGAATAGGAGGCTGTGTATTGCTTAGTCTATTTATGAGTCAAGAtctctttaaacttaaaccATGCCAAAAGTaacctaaaatattaaacataaaaaacctaCCCCACCAACTAAATGttcaatatatcttttacaaatatttgggGTCTGTGAAGCAACTTTCTATCAGTTAAATTTtacctattttaaaatttgctagCCTTGCTTGTTCTTAgtaagactaatttaaatttacatattttttcttcagatctcagtgtttatgggtactatcctttgatttgcaaaaaatcaaattgttgtgaaatcaggtttgaatctCTTCTAACTTTTCAATATCACCtttcttttagttcttaattgtTCTCCTTtatcccaagactgcactcttttagatgaaATTTGTGATAAAATTGACCATTCCCTCTCTCTTTTCACATATTCTTTCTTCAGATCTCAATGTttatgggtactatcctttgatttgcaAAGAATCTAATTGTtgtgaaatcaggtttgaatctCTTCTAACTTTTCAATATCACCTTTCTCTTAGTTCTTAATTATTCTCCTTtatcccaagactgcactcttttagatgaaATTTGTGATAAAATTAACCATTCCCTCTCTCTTAACCCCTCCtacaataattttgttattgctCATAACAATTAATGGCTTTGCTCAGGTTTAACGCCATTTAGCCAATTGGCTAACGCCACTGACCCTGGTGGGACTAAAGCTTATAACTTTtacatttctcaatctcttactcagatagttaacatTGTGACTCgatttcctgacaaccctaatcacttACCTACACTCCTTgatttatgtcttgtctctgatcCCTGCTTTTGTTTAGTTTCTCCTTTTACTCCTTTAGGTGGCTCTCACCGTGCAATGATCTCTTCAAACCTTTTATCTCATATTTCCTTTATAGACTTACCCTATCATCgcactacttactactaccctaTAAATGACAgggattttttttgtgattttattcGTGACGTCCTTgagcttattttttttctctctcaacTAATAAATGCGTTTCCTACGTAACCTAATAGAATCAAGCAGAATTGGAAGATTTATGGTTCTAATTCATGTCTCATCACACTCCATGGATTTCATCTTCGTGCAGCTATATCTAATCTATACCTATGTATATCCTTCGTGCAGCTTCTGTATCAAATCGCaacaattttttcatctttttcaaaagaaaaactctcttgagaacaaacttCTAGTTATTATTGCatgaaatcgatgtaaaaaagttttgtttaatgataAGCTCTATTACttttagtttactaaatctcGTATCTTATCTCAAAGGTTAGACTCAAGAggcttttggaaaatcttcaacagcgtCATTAACAATCGTAGGTCCAACATTTCATCTCTCAtccatgggactgatcttatacCTCTCCTAGGAAAAGACAGaaatatttgcaaagaacttttcttctaatttggCTTTTTATTCTTATGGCTATTCTCTTTCTTCCATTCCCACTCCATTCTAATTAAACAGGTTAATCGATTTACCACGTCAGACATTCAACcaattgttagacattcaaatctcTCCAGCTTCCGTTGCTAAAGCTATTTTTCAAATCAACTTTTCTACGGTTTGTGATTTAGACAACATTCTTGTTATAGTCTTACTAAAGtgttttacacttttttactttttaaactctcttcaattctctctaaactatttaataatagtttgactgagtcttgttctTCTACTTGCTGGAAAATGATATCTgttatttcaattttcaaaaactcattaGAGCCCTGACCCATCCAATTATTTtctgatcagtcttctttctgtcattagcaaggtctttgagtctttgattaacaaatttcttacattacatcttgagtcaaataacttactgtcaggcaatcaatacggttttcgatcctctcgctctacggctgacttgcAAACTGTTGttactgaataattttattctgaataATTATATactgaattattttatttattattaataattaatactgaataattttattcagTAACAACAGCGCTGAGTCCTCTTCTGTACTTCTTCTTGGCTTATATCTGCCAAGCTTTAGCCGCTATCTGCCATGCTTGAGCCTCTATCCCACCGTCTTAAAGTTGCACCTCTTTCCCTTCTCtgcaaatactatcatggtcgctGCTCATAGGAGCTAGTATTTCTAGTTCCAtttactaaaactcattctctcTTAACTCTTTATTCAGCAAAGTTTTATACGTTTCTTTTACATCTGTTCCTGCATACTCTAAATACTTttactcgtctagtttttttccccgcacttttTTGGAACTCTCTATATCTATCTATTTTCTTGACTCTTAAAACCTACAGTTTTTCAAGTCTTCTTTCAATCGTTTCTTTTCTTTacaactctattctttttttcaagtaactttTTTCAAGTAACTTTTCGTGTATTCCAAACATCAAGTCCATTGTTAATTTGCATAATCACAgaatatgtaattatattaaatatagaatatataattatattagcAAGTTGCAACTAAGGAAAAAAAACCTGCAACCGTGTCAACAAACCCATTTAACTTATGAACAATCAGTGCTTAGTATAGATCGTATCTATCAAGTTTTTGTGTTGTcaaataaccaaataaaaaagaaatagtatatTTTGGCTTCTGTGAAACTGTATTTAAATCTCGGTAAGCAGTTCatctaaagatttttaaaattaccatttttactGTGTTTGTTATTTTAGCGACCTAAATAATTCACTACACCGTATATAGTAAATTTCGTGGCAGATGATTGGTATATTGACACGAAACTTAAAGTACCAtagaaaagttgttttaaaataaacaacggTGGATTAAGGGTGCAATTTTAAAGAAGAAAGCCTTTTTCCGTGGGCAACAGCAAAAATGAGTAAAAAGAAAGGTTCTCTTGAAAAAGCTAGcgctgatatttatttgaatagGCTAGGATGGGGTAATGTGGGTCTAGGGGTAAGATGGGTCTAATCAAACTTTATCACTTTTTCAGAAGAAAGGTTTAGgtagaagttttttttgtatgttataggtggtaaattttaattataaacttacTATGCAAGTTCTTAAgtatattttgaatcaaaatagCGCATACACTTAAAgagaaatttttatcaaaaaccttAAACTTTAGAAAAAGGGTGTTAAAAACGGGATCTAAAACATCGAAAATGTTTTATCTGGAAGAAAAATTACCAAATAATTAGGttcaaataagttttaagaCTGAATGATgcatagttttttttgaaacaagcAATATTTTTGAGTGGGGTAATGTGGGTCTGAATGTCAATGTgtattatacaacaaaaaattcctttaaaataaaaattggtattaattACAAACCTGACtgaattcatttatatatatatagggaatTTTTCTGGGGTCATGCTGCTATGGATACCTTTAAATGATCATTAAAGATGTAATGATAttatgttttcaattaaaactatTAGATAACGTAGCAGTTTTGAAGGATTGCACAtggaatttttattatacaaacatGTAGTTTTTGTAAGATAATGAAGGTTAGTTTTTTAGGATAATGAAGGTTTGTAGGATAATAAAGGTTggtatattttattgaaaaaaggataaaaatgtGACTTAGACCGACATTAAACCACTTAACGGGGC is a window of Hydra vulgaris chromosome 15, alternate assembly HydraT2T_AEP DNA encoding:
- the LOC136092404 gene encoding uncharacterized protein LOC136092404 codes for the protein MPSRIIVNDNVLQPQADMTSQKIKNDDVLHSQADINQMASETTQNTNNDDVFIPQPNEENLLADILGDDVKEIKTPIFETGNKVASFVKGSLNLAYLAAKQSKSVEDWVKNGALTLTSLYELGLGIHQTIKIKEKKNIREERFRKQAIKLKSKLISMMIGEKLDAQEENFKKATQVYLARYYATYYIDKIDYYKEKSEKKKNVRSYPLIKNFEEYFSSSGTLAEKIDSYRKKLVKLNIDREIPNTKSSYFEYVEYILKKDYREFVKEEHKEEFALKYKLYRAYLKHGEFDKQICCGDQNEELKALASIIILPGIYFSFSRAMSEYKWNRNILKLEEAMKSYLKVESKIKAVIKKKLAIEKLNYYWKLTDSRYGKFLLDLNLKELSYEFKNGSCEKKFDVAFDLFQKLSYTGIANRMNYVHLNIEYKKI